One genomic region from Fusobacterium sp. JB019 encodes:
- a CDS encoding PD-(D/E)XK nuclease family protein produces the protein MEIKYFQYQDNFLKKLKSDERTIMVFSDYSLKNTYMKNREKNILKPEGRLLTLDEFNKFIFKTNKMLLTDAKRPLTFYKVLDKEIKKELNINNYYDIIDLADLFFKYYKEKNLSLTEDIVNLQKWQGDYINRFDRIKYKYDEFLEENNYLPSDWLENYDNFNDDFLKFYNNIIFVDIFDFSNLHKRIIREIEEKINIELYLQCNKEDYNEELLKLEKVSLKGIKNIQVQVYETNEDLEEMLNLIYLHKEGENPFDIFSPNPEMNNFHKILPKYFKSQKLKVLDDTKLYRFMDKQCDLLNSVEYKKEKGINVEFLVQCLNDETFCEIYNIDKNILKYYKLLIENEYRYLNPNTIEEDNIGWIIKKYNFEREEVEAFREGFNKIYNDLRNLSNYTSIDEFYNYLKEIGLDKFEEMNYKDFIDKFYEVLGNIKSSERLCGPLGFKSLFKENIGASIYKLLIKYLEGIEIREVDREKSEKTVGLIKNIEDARLNYGRDSYFIDITNDKLPGNIKDSFIFTQSQREENNFVTLDEKINIIKQRFVQGVFNSRESIIFTKKNEETGLEKSMFLEELILENNLEIEKKNLSEENINKIIEKSLYEKRNFNVLRRENEIEKDFKNLKDNQISLGAYDVIMLSSCEYKYFLNKIMKLEKEDEISYGTSLRLLGTTVHKIFEQVGIIMRDQIEKRADFKVQEKILDKYIKMAKESDKMKVPVYVDIYLNKIIYPAIKNSIFEFYRSLEKRFKNKEIKSFYSEKEKIYKSDYSNLKEYPEILIKGRIDLAIETNKGNTLVDYKTGGRQDGQLDIYSIIMYGALKETEKIMYNVFKMEEIVERKNIFTKESLNELFLEFVKTKNYKRTHKKSLCNNCDYAKICRREESYKNEEDIKG, from the coding sequence ATGGAAATAAAATATTTTCAATATCAGGATAACTTTTTAAAAAAATTAAAGTCAGATGAAAGAACAATTATGGTTTTTAGTGATTATTCATTAAAAAATACATATATGAAAAATAGAGAAAAGAATATATTGAAGCCAGAGGGAAGATTATTAACTTTGGATGAATTTAATAAATTTATTTTTAAAACAAATAAAATGCTTTTAACAGATGCTAAAAGACCTCTTACTTTTTATAAAGTTTTAGATAAAGAAATAAAAAAAGAATTAAATATAAATAATTATTATGACATTATAGATTTAGCAGATTTATTTTTTAAATATTATAAAGAAAAAAATCTTAGTTTAACTGAGGATATAGTAAATCTTCAAAAATGGCAAGGGGATTATATTAATAGATTTGATAGAATAAAATATAAATATGATGAATTTTTAGAAGAAAATAATTATTTACCAAGTGACTGGTTAGAAAATTATGATAATTTTAATGATGATTTTTTAAAGTTCTATAATAATATTATATTTGTAGATATATTTGATTTTTCAAATTTGCATAAAAGAATAATAAGAGAAATAGAAGAAAAAATAAATATAGAATTATATTTACAATGTAATAAAGAAGATTATAATGAAGAGCTATTGAAATTAGAAAAAGTTTCATTAAAGGGGATAAAAAATATTCAAGTTCAAGTTTATGAAACTAATGAAGATTTAGAAGAGATGTTGAACTTAATATATTTACACAAGGAAGGTGAAAATCCCTTTGATATTTTTTCTCCAAATCCTGAAATGAATAATTTTCATAAAATATTACCTAAATATTTCAAATCACAAAAGTTAAAGGTTCTAGATGATACTAAACTTTATAGATTTATGGATAAGCAATGTGATTTATTAAACTCAGTTGAATATAAAAAAGAAAAGGGGATAAATGTAGAATTTTTAGTCCAGTGTCTAAATGATGAAACATTTTGTGAAATTTATAATATTGATAAAAATATTTTAAAATATTATAAATTGTTAATTGAAAATGAATATAGATACTTAAATCCAAATACTATAGAAGAAGATAATATAGGATGGATAATAAAAAAATATAATTTTGAAAGAGAAGAGGTGGAAGCTTTTAGAGAAGGTTTTAATAAAATTTATAATGATCTAAGAAATCTTTCAAATTATACAAGTATAGATGAATTTTATAATTATCTAAAGGAAATTGGCCTAGATAAATTTGAAGAAATGAATTATAAGGATTTCATAGATAAATTTTATGAAGTTTTAGGAAATATAAAATCAAGTGAAAGACTTTGTGGCCCACTTGGTTTTAAAAGCTTATTTAAAGAAAATATTGGAGCTTCAATTTATAAATTATTAATAAAATATTTAGAAGGAATAGAAATAAGAGAAGTTGATAGGGAAAAATCAGAAAAAACAGTTGGCTTAATAAAAAATATAGAAGATGCAAGATTAAATTATGGTAGAGATAGTTATTTTATAGATATAACAAATGATAAATTACCAGGAAATATAAAGGATTCTTTTATTTTTACCCAAAGCCAAAGAGAAGAAAATAATTTTGTAACCCTAGATGAAAAAATAAATATTATAAAGCAAAGATTTGTTCAAGGGGTATTTAATTCAAGGGAAAGTATTATTTTTACTAAGAAAAATGAAGAAACTGGTTTGGAAAAATCTATGTTTTTAGAAGAATTAATTTTAGAAAATAATTTAGAGATAGAAAAAAAGAATTTATCAGAAGAAAATATAAATAAAATAATAGAAAAAAGTCTATATGAAAAAAGAAATTTTAATGTTTTAAGAAGAGAAAATGAAATAGAAAAGGATTTTAAAAATTTAAAGGATAATCAAATATCCCTTGGAGCTTATGATGTAATTATGCTTTCTTCTTGTGAATATAAGTATTTTTTAAATAAAATTATGAAGCTTGAAAAGGAAGATGAAATTTCTTATGGGACATCTCTTAGGTTACTAGGAACTACAGTTCATAAAATTTTTGAGCAAGTTGGAATAATAATGAGAGATCAGATAGAAAAGAGAGCTGATTTTAAAGTTCAAGAAAAAATCCTAGATAAATATATTAAAATGGCAAAGGAATCAGATAAGATGAAGGTTCCAGTTTATGTGGATATTTATTTAAATAAGATAATTTATCCTGCAATAAAAAATAGTATATTTGAATTCTATCGTTCTTTGGAAAAAAGATTTAAAAATAAAGAGATTAAAAGTTTTTATAGTGAGAAGGAAAAGATTTATAAAAGTGATTATTCAAACTTAAAGGAATATCCTGAAATTTTAATAAAGGGAAGAATAGATTTAGCCATAGAGACGAATAAAGGAAATACATTAGTTGATTATAAAACTGGTGGAAGACAAGATGGACAGCTTGATATTTATTCTATAATAATGTATGGGGCCCTAAAAGAAACAGAAAAAATAATGTACAATGTTTTTAAAATGGAAGAGATAGTTGAAAGAAAAAATATATTCACTAAGGAGAGTTTAAATGAACTATTCTTAGAATTTGTAAAAACTAAAAATTATAAGAGAACTCATAAGAAGTCCCTATGTAATAATTGTGATTATGCAAAAATTTGTAGAAGGGAGGAGAGTTATAAGAATGAAGAAGATATTAAAGGCTAG